In Crassostrea angulata isolate pt1a10 chromosome 6, ASM2561291v2, whole genome shotgun sequence, a genomic segment contains:
- the LOC128189898 gene encoding uncharacterized protein LOC128189898, whose protein sequence is MKIFAVAVLVVCFVSSFGKDEPVDPPKEQAIDGISDVQPVEIKSKIEEALKVQDEVRLSVNSIAAERAFLAEEEKYRFPGRFIDTCPKSITYITSLTVYGSGQREKCYVVSPYRQRVTYAVCKTPGCYGDIKYYYSRCLRTGWTRLQFWVWCPTCGFKLIARWYPQCCSCYKWTYFHV, encoded by the exons atGAAG ATTTTTGCTGTCGCTGTGCTGGTCGTCTGCTTTGTTTCCAGCTTTGGAAAAGACGAACCGGTAGATCCGCCAAAAGAGCAAGCAATAGACGGAATATCGGATGTCCAGCCCGTTGAAATCAA GTCGAAGATTGAAGAGGCCTTGAAAGTCCAGGATGAAGTGCGTCTCTCAGTGAATTCCATCGCAGCAGAGAGAGCGTTTTTGGCTGAAGAAGA GAAATATAGATTTCCGGGTAGGTTCATCGACACTTGTCCAAAAAGTATAACATATATCACCAGTCTCACTGTATATGGATCCGGTCAAAGGGAAAAGTGCTATGTTGTGTCACCATATCGACAGAGGGTAACCTACGCCGTTTGTAAAACACC TGGTTGTTACGGAGATATCAAATACTACTACAGTCGGTGTCTCAGGACCGGGTGGACCAGACTGCAGTTCTGGGTGTGGTGTCCCACCTGTGGATTCAAGCTAATCGCTAGGTGGTACCCACAATGCTGCTCCTGCTACAAGTGGACATATTTCCATGTCTGA